A DNA window from Methylobacterium sp. NMS14P contains the following coding sequences:
- a CDS encoding acyl-CoA dehydrogenase C-terminal domain-containing protein, whose protein sequence is MPQYRAPVEDTLFLLTDVLGFHARDNLAGFADASPDVVEAVLREGAKLAEEVLAPLNRAGDVEGCRREADGTVRTPTGFKAAYDTYASGGWMGLSVPEAYGGQGLPHTLNTAIQEFASGANLAFGMYPGLTQGAMAALLVHGSEEQKALYLPKMVEGAWTGTMNLTEPHCGTDLGLLKTKAVPNGDGSYSITGTKIFISAGEHDLAENIVHLVIARIEGAPDGTKGISLFVVPKFLVNADGSLGARNGVSCGSLEHKMGIHGNATCVMNYDGATGWLVGQENRGLNAMFVMMNEARLAVGVQGLGQSEVAYQNAAAYAKDRLQGRALTGAKAPEKAADPIIVHPDVRRTLMQIRAFNEAARALMLWTALQADILHRSEDATERQAADDHLGLMTPVVKGVLTDRGFANAVEAQQLLGGHGYIEEWGMSQFVRDARIAMIYEGANGIQAMDLIGRKLPKDGGRAMMAFLGEVQTFLKDHGEDPAMAPFTKPLQAGLNDLQGAVMWLMQNAFSKPDNAGAGATDFMHLFGLVALGYMWARIAKAAQAKHAEAPSPRWESKLTSGRFFMERMLPETALRLSRIKAGADSTMALEAEAF, encoded by the coding sequence ATGCCGCAGTATCGCGCTCCGGTCGAGGATACGCTGTTCTTGCTCACCGATGTCCTCGGCTTCCATGCCCGGGACAACCTGGCGGGCTTCGCCGACGCCTCGCCCGACGTGGTCGAGGCCGTCCTGCGCGAGGGCGCGAAGCTCGCCGAGGAGGTGCTCGCCCCGCTCAACCGCGCGGGCGACGTCGAGGGCTGCCGCCGCGAGGCCGACGGCACGGTGCGCACGCCGACCGGCTTCAAGGCCGCCTACGACACCTACGCCAGCGGCGGCTGGATGGGCCTGTCGGTGCCCGAGGCCTACGGCGGCCAGGGCCTGCCCCACACCCTCAACACGGCGATCCAGGAATTCGCCTCGGGCGCGAACCTCGCCTTCGGCATGTATCCCGGCCTGACGCAGGGCGCGATGGCGGCCCTGCTGGTCCACGGCTCGGAGGAGCAGAAGGCGCTGTACCTGCCCAAGATGGTCGAGGGCGCCTGGACCGGCACCATGAACCTGACCGAGCCGCATTGCGGCACGGATCTCGGCCTGCTCAAGACCAAGGCCGTGCCGAACGGCGACGGCTCCTACAGCATCACCGGGACCAAGATCTTCATCTCGGCCGGCGAGCACGACCTCGCCGAGAACATCGTGCACCTCGTCATCGCCCGGATCGAGGGCGCGCCCGACGGCACCAAGGGCATCTCGCTCTTCGTCGTGCCGAAATTCCTGGTGAATGCCGACGGATCCCTCGGTGCGCGCAACGGCGTGTCCTGCGGCTCCCTCGAGCACAAGATGGGCATTCACGGCAACGCCACCTGCGTGATGAACTACGACGGGGCGACCGGCTGGCTGGTCGGCCAGGAGAATCGCGGCCTCAACGCCATGTTCGTGATGATGAACGAGGCGCGGCTCGCCGTGGGCGTCCAGGGCCTCGGCCAGTCCGAGGTCGCCTACCAGAACGCCGCCGCCTACGCGAAGGACCGGCTGCAGGGCCGGGCTCTGACCGGCGCCAAGGCGCCCGAGAAGGCCGCCGACCCGATCATCGTCCATCCGGACGTGCGCCGCACGCTGATGCAGATCCGCGCCTTCAACGAGGCGGCCCGCGCGCTCATGCTCTGGACCGCGCTCCAGGCCGACATCCTACACCGCTCCGAGGACGCCACGGAGCGGCAGGCCGCCGACGACCACCTCGGCCTGATGACCCCGGTGGTGAAGGGCGTGCTCACCGACCGCGGCTTCGCCAACGCGGTCGAGGCGCAGCAACTCCTCGGCGGCCACGGCTACATCGAGGAATGGGGCATGTCGCAGTTCGTGCGCGACGCCCGCATCGCCATGATCTACGAGGGCGCCAACGGCATCCAGGCCATGGATCTGATCGGCCGCAAGCTGCCGAAGGACGGCGGCCGGGCGATGATGGCCTTCCTGGGCGAGGTCCAGACCTTCCTGAAGGACCACGGCGAGGATCCCGCCATGGCGCCGTTCACCAAGCCGCTCCAGGCCGGGCTGAACGACCTCCAGGGCGCCGTGATGTGGCTGATGCAGAACGCGTTCAGCAAGCCCGACAATGCCGGGGCCGGCGCCACCGACTTCATGCACCTCTTCGGCCTCGTGGCCCTCGGCTACATGTGGGCGCGGATCGCCAAGGCCGCCCAGGCCAAGCACGCCGAGGCCCCTTCCCCGCGCTGGGAGTCGAAGCTGACGAGCGGCCGGTTCTTCATGGAGCGGATGCTGCCGGAGACCGCCCTGCGCCTCAGCCGGATCAAGGCCGGTGCGGACAGCACGATGGCCCTGGAGGCCGAGGCCTTCTGA